The DNA segment CCCAAAGAAATTGCCGATTAAAAGCGAAAAACAATTCGCCCCGTCATCGTTGGGCTCCACTAATTTGACGTAAAGCTTTCCACGTAAGTTAATTCATTGCTGACGGCACAAACGTTTAATATTCACAACTCAGATAACCAACAAACCAACGCCTGCCCCTAAACTGTCACaaatgaaggagaaaaaaaacgtttctGGCCTCCACTAATAATCAGTGAATTAGAGCTCTCTGTGATTATGAAATTCGAGAAACAGAGAGCCTTGATTCCtatgatatatattttttagacaAGTTTTTCTGAGAATCAGAGGACAATTTCCAACCCTCAAGAATTTTCCCTGGAATTATATGTAAATGGTCTAAGAGGCCACATAATCTTCCTAATTTTCCACATTTATTGATAGATTTCTTGACGAATATCATCGATGTTCCATTAACTTAATCACCCATtccattaagaaaaaaatctcgattCCATGCCATCCCCTGTCAACTTCAGAACGAATTGCTTCCAGTGACTCTACGAGAATGGTACTGAACAAACGTGACCTGGAGAAGGTCTTCTCTCCAGGAAAGTCCCGACGACTCTACAAACGCCGTTCAGGTGGAATCAAGCCCAGCACAAGTGGCGGAACAATGAAATCAGTAACAAGTGAGAACGATGGTGGAACCAGTATAAAAGTAATCGTGAGAGTTCGTCCCCACAATGAGAGGGAATCCCAGGACAACCACAGGACTGTTATCAAAGTAGTTGACGAgaagatgttgatattcgatCCAAAAGTTGAGGAGAATCCCTTTTTCTACAGAGGAGTGGCCCAAAAGGGCCGTGATCTCCTGAAAAAACAGAACAAAGAACTTCAATTTATCTTTGACCACGTATTCGACATGAGCTGTTCAAATGAACAAGTATTTGATGGCACAAcgaaagaaattatttccgATTTGCTGGAGGGCTACAACTGTTCGGTCTTCGCTTATGGAGCTACTGGAGCTGGAAAGACTCACACAATGCTGGGAAGGGAGGGAGATCCTGGCATCACTTACAGAACAATGGCAGAACTATTTACCCAGATCGAGAGGCAAAAGGAGAACCGAAACTTCACTCTTGGTGTGACATACCTGGAGATCTACAATGAAAACGTTCAGGATCTCCTTCACAAGTCCGGCCCCCTGGCACTTCGTGAAGATGGTCGTGCTGGGGTGATAGTGGCCAATCTGAAAATCATCTCCATCACAAGCGCTGATGAGCTCCTTCAGCTTCTGGCGCGTGGAAATAAGAACAGAACTCAACATCCAACTGATGCCAATCAGGAAAGCAGTCGAAGTCACGCCGTGTTTCAAGTCTACGTCAACATGGCGAGTAAGTTGGATGGACAGGTGAAGCAGGTCAAACTCTCGATGATAGATCTAGCTGGTTCAGAGAGGGCGTCTGCCACTGGTTGCAAGGGGGCCAGATTTAAAGAGGGAGCGAATATCAATAAATCACTATTGGCTCTTGGCAACTGCATCAATAATCTTGCTGATGGTGTCAAGCACATCCCTTACAGAGACTCCAAGCTCACTCGTCTGTTGAAGGACTCGTTGGGGGGAAATTGTCGAACTGTGATGATTGCTAATATTGGCCCCTCGAGCATGAGTTACGAGGACACTTACAATACTTTGAGGTACGCCAATCGAGCGAAAAAGATCAAGACACATATCAAGAAGAACATTATCTCCTGTGAGTTGCACGTCACAGGTTATATCAAACTTGTGGACGAGCAGAAGAAGGAGATCGAAATGTTGAAGCAAAAATTATTGGCCCTGGAGAGCAAGAGTATGTCATCACACTTGTCACCAGAACCCTCTGAACTCAGTGAAGAGGCCCAAAGGGAAATTAAGGAGATGACTGACAGGTTAAATGATCTTTACGAGCAGAAGAAATCACTCAACGAAAAAGTTCTCTCCCTCCAGAGTGCTGATAAAATCCTCTGCTCTAGAATTCAGTACAAAATTGCTGCTGACAAACGTCTACAGAATCTCACAGCAGCTCTGGATCTCATACCTGAGGAGCAGAATGCCAGTGGCAAATCCAGGGTCAACAAGTCTCTTCTGCACTTCAAGAGACAACGGGAGATCGTCAAGATTCAGATGGAGCAGGCGTGGAGTGAACTCCAGTCAGTGGAACGAGACCTCAGTACTCTTAACGACGAGATAAGCAAGAAGGGACTGACTGAAAATTTGAAGGATACCAGTGCAGTGAAGATGGTGGAGATCAAGTCCTGCAGGACCCAGCAGCAGTACGAACATGCTAGGAAGATCTGCAGCCTACAGCAGTGCGAGATGGAGTCGAGTGACACAATATTGAAGACGATGAGTGGAATTCTCCAGACGTACTATGGGACAATGTGTGGATACAACATCATGACAGATAAAATGAAGACTGAGTACAAACAACTTGTTAAATCGTTGGAAGGAGTGAGGAATATCAAGTGGGCTGATGCCGATGAGCACAGTCCTCACGAGGATCTGTATAATCGTACTGGCCTGACCCTGGAGGAGCTGGTGGATCCTTTGAACAGTGAAATGCCAATTCACAATGCTCTCTATCTAGAGGACGAAACAACTGTTCCTGAGAACAAATTAAACGCCACTTTCGATGAAGCTTCGAATAACGTATGCTCACCCTCTGTCGAGAATAATCTCAATTCCACGATAACAGTGGATTCTCCAGTGTGTGATGAGCCAGATATGTCTGATAGAGTTATGGAAAATGGAGAGGAGATAAAAGCAAGTCAGTTAAATAATACATTCAATTTGATGGAGAATAAAGCGAAAAAACGTATTCTAGCTGATAAAAATCATACGACTAATAAAACACCGAATAAAGTCAGAAAAATATCACCGAAGAGCAGGGTTGTTTCGGTGCAGCAGACCAATCACAATTTCACGGGAAAGGAGAACAAGGGAAGTGGAAAACCTGTTAGTGTTATGAGTGCGAAGAGCGTTGCTATTTTGAATAAGTTGAAAAATGACAGGCCCAAACTTCTGTCGCAAATATCTTCGACAGCTTATGAGGGAGGAAATAATGAGCACACGGGACTCAAGGCAGTTCGTAACAAGGAGAGGAGGGGCTTGGTCAATACCCATCCCTATCAGAAGAATCCTATAAAACCGAAGTAAGTTTGTaaggaatatttgaaattttttggagaTTAAAGGAAACTGGACAACATCCATAtctaataataaatatgaCAGAGCATTGTAGATTCGTTAATCTACAGTAAATTCCTCTATAAATGCGTGAAATATCACATAACACGTAGAACTGGTTCCCCACATAATAAACAACCATAATGACCTAATTAATAATCCCTGGAATGTCGTGTCACAGGTTACCATCGGCAGCGCCGTCGTCCCGTGTACCCTG comes from the Diachasmimorpha longicaudata isolate KC_UGA_2023 chromosome 11, iyDiaLong2, whole genome shotgun sequence genome and includes:
- the LOC135167323 gene encoding kinesin-like protein KIF18A, with the translated sequence MVLNKRDLEKVFSPGKSRRLYKRRSGGIKPSTSGGTMKSVTSENDGGTSIKVIVRVRPHNERESQDNHRTVIKVVDEKMLIFDPKVEENPFFYRGVAQKGRDLLKKQNKELQFIFDHVFDMSCSNEQVFDGTTKEIISDLLEGYNCSVFAYGATGAGKTHTMLGREGDPGITYRTMAELFTQIERQKENRNFTLGVTYLEIYNENVQDLLHKSGPLALREDGRAGVIVANLKIISITSADELLQLLARGNKNRTQHPTDANQESSRSHAVFQVYVNMASKLDGQVKQVKLSMIDLAGSERASATGCKGARFKEGANINKSLLALGNCINNLADGVKHIPYRDSKLTRLLKDSLGGNCRTVMIANIGPSSMSYEDTYNTLRYANRAKKIKTHIKKNIISCELHVTGYIKLVDEQKKEIEMLKQKLLALESKSMSSHLSPEPSELSEEAQREIKEMTDRLNDLYEQKKSLNEKVLSLQSADKILCSRIQYKIAADKRLQNLTAALDLIPEEQNASGKSRVNKSLLHFKRQREIVKIQMEQAWSELQSVERDLSTLNDEISKKGLTENLKDTSAVKMVEIKSCRTQQQYEHARKICSLQQCEMESSDTILKTMSGILQTYYGTMCGYNIMTDKMKTEYKQLVKSLEGVRNIKWADADEHSPHEDLYNRTGLTLEELVDPLNSEMPIHNALYLEDETTVPENKLNATFDEASNNVCSPSVENNLNSTITVDSPVCDEPDMSDRVMENGEEIKASQLNNTFNLMENKAKKRILADKNHTTNKTPNKVRKISPKSRVVSVQQTNHNFTGKENKGSGKPVSVMSAKSVAILNKLKNDRPKLLSQISSTAYEGGNNEHTGLKAVRNKERRGLVNTHPYQKNPIKPKLPSAAPSSRVPW